Genomic DNA from Chloroflexota bacterium:
GATCGCGGCGGTAGGTCTCGATGCCCGTCGCGACGCCGTGCCGGGTGTAGGTACCGACGTAGACAAGATTCGGCTGCATGCATGTCCCTTCACTCCCCCTCTCCGACGCGGAGAGGGGGTTGGGGGGTGAGGTCATCTCCGCCTAGATCTCCGTGATCGGCGGCAGCAGCATGCCGCCGTCCACCAGGATGCAGGTGCCGGTGACGTACCGGGCCTCGTCCGAGGCGAGGTAGACGGCTGCGCCGGCGATGTCGGACGGCTTGCCCGGGCCGAGCAAGACCTCGGTCTCGGCGCGGACGTTGTACGAGTCGTACCGCTCGCCGCGCTCGCCGGGGAACAGGCGATTGTCGATGAAACCCGGCGCGATGGCGTTCACCCGGATCTTGTGGGGGGCAAGCTCGCGGGCCTGGCTCATGACCAGCCGTCGCAAGGCCGCCTTCATCGAGCCGTAGACCGAGTCCCAGCCCCAGGCCCGCTCCTGGTGGACCGAGGTAATGGTGATGACCTGGCCGCCCGTGCCCTGCCTGACCATCTCGCGGGCCGCCAGTTGGGTGTTCACGAACGCCGCTTTGAACGGCAGATAGAAGCCCTGGTAGAGCTGATCCTCGCTCTGATCCAGGTACGCCCGCGAGGCGTTCGGATCGCGCCGGCCGGGGTTGGCGTTGTTGACGAGGATGTCCAGCTTGCCGAAACGCTCGACGGTCGCCTTGACGACGCGCTCCATGTCGGAGGTGTCGCT
This window encodes:
- a CDS encoding SDR family oxidoreductase; its protein translation is MRLEGKVALITGSGHGIGRGIAMAYAREGAKVIVNDLERDPSIGHAEEAAKLIAEAGGDVEVVLGDASDTSDMERVVKATVERFGKLDILVNNANPGRRDPNASRAYLDQSEDQLYQGFYLPFKAAFVNTQLAAREMVRQGTGGQVITITSVHQERAWGWDSVYGSMKAALRRLVMSQARELAPHKIRVNAIAPGFIDNRLFPGERGERYDSYNVRAETEVLLGPGKPSDIAGAAVYLASDEARYVTGTCILVDGGMLLPPITEI